The region GCAATTGAGATTATTGACTCAAAGTCGATGACTGCGGCAATGGAGACAGCAAATAAAGTGGTTTCTGCGTATCATGCACCGAATCAGTGAATAAGATCACACGTACTTAGAAAGGAAAAAATGGGATTGATGAAGAAATTACATGATGCTTTTGAGGCTAAAGATGTAAAAACCATGGAAAAATTAATGGCAGATGATTTCATCTTTATACGTCATCAAAGTGGAACCCAAGTCACTAAGTCAGAGATGCTAAGTTGGGATTGGTGGAATAGTGATGGGCCTACAGCTGTCATGCGAGATTTCAGGGTGATTTATGAAAATGATGAGATCGGAGTTGTACACAGTTTCAACGAATATCCTGATGGGTCGAATGAAACGTTGATGGCAGTCTATAACATTCGCGATGGTAAGGTTACACGATCGGAAACAGGGGCCACCCCTCTGAAATAACTGCTACTACCAACGGGATTCAATCCGACTGAATCCCAAATCCTCTCATCAAGAGAATTCCATGAATATTTGTATCGTAACAAAGTTTGATTGTTCTTACGAAGAATTTACGGCAATGCTGGAGGAGGTTGGAGATGACGTTCGCCACTGTACTTCTGCGTGGGAAGTGACGAAAATGAACGACAATACAGCTGTTGGACTTCTAAACGTGACTGATATGGAAGGTCTCCAGGTCATCATGTCATCACCAAAAGTTCAGGAATGGAATGTTGCCAATAATGCTGTTGCTGATGTTTATTCGCTTGAGAAAATTGCTTGAACTGATCATCAGTCAGACTTCAAGCAAATCGATTTTCTTAACGAAAAAGCCCAATGGTATATTTTGGTTGTAGACCCAAGAGTTTTAGCCAGAAATTAAGTAAATTACCTAAGGGTTCCAAAATTCAGACTCATTGCATCAGTCGAATTGAATTAAGTCTGGCGTAGAATCCAAATCAATTTCTGCATTCCATCTTTCGCCACCCTTTCCAGATCCAAATGAAGCACTTTTATTGTTGAAGGGAAGATCACTCAGTAGAGACTGGAAATACCTTTCCATCTTGGGTGAATTCTTAAAGTGCTCATAAAGGTTTGCCAGATTGCTTTTATCGCAAGATTCAAGAATCTCTTCAGGTTTTTTGTTCTGACAGGGGATCAATTCAAAAAAATGAATCATTTCGGCATATTGGTCCAGCATTTCAAAGA is a window of SAR324 cluster bacterium DNA encoding:
- a CDS encoding nuclear transport factor 2 family protein, yielding MKKLHDAFEAKDVKTMEKLMADDFIFIRHQSGTQVTKSEMLSWDWWNSDGPTAVMRDFRVIYENDEIGVVHSFNEYPDGSNETLMAVYNIRDGKVTRSETGATPLK